A genomic stretch from Bosea sp. F3-2 includes:
- a CDS encoding helix-turn-helix domain-containing protein: MPGRTVPAYWLYGERLTDRFPDALHIEPIMARSSLHGWTIQPHLHHDLFQFFLVTEGGGRTRVDGREHGLTPGSVLLLPPSTIHEFAFLDGTNGFVASAAATSLKRLFACEPEARALLGAAAVLHVSVDGSQFAALDAMMRLAMSEFAANLPVREFSLGAYADLIASWFVQAMRGARAVTEPARDARAELVRRFVEQVEARFQHHDALIDYARTLGASVPHLSRSCRELLGHSAARVIQDRLMIEARRDLVYTAMSISQISFRLGFSDPAYFSRFFAKRAGVSPSDYRAKP; this comes from the coding sequence ATGCCCGGCCGGACCGTTCCCGCCTATTGGCTCTATGGCGAACGCCTGACGGACCGCTTCCCCGACGCGCTGCATATCGAACCGATCATGGCGCGCAGCTCGCTGCATGGCTGGACGATCCAGCCGCATCTGCACCACGATCTCTTCCAGTTCTTTCTGGTCACGGAGGGCGGCGGCCGGACCCGCGTCGACGGCCGCGAGCATGGTCTCACGCCAGGGTCGGTGCTGCTGCTGCCGCCATCGACGATCCACGAATTCGCCTTCCTCGACGGCACCAACGGCTTCGTCGCCAGCGCGGCCGCGACCTCGCTGAAACGCCTGTTCGCCTGCGAACCGGAAGCGCGCGCGCTCCTCGGGGCGGCGGCGGTGCTGCACGTGTCGGTTGACGGGTCCCAATTCGCTGCGCTCGACGCGATGATGCGGCTGGCGATGAGCGAATTCGCGGCAAACCTGCCGGTGCGGGAGTTCTCGCTCGGCGCCTATGCCGACCTGATCGCATCCTGGTTCGTGCAGGCCATGCGCGGGGCACGGGCGGTCACTGAGCCGGCGCGGGACGCGCGGGCCGAACTGGTCCGCCGTTTCGTCGAACAGGTCGAGGCGCGCTTCCAGCACCACGATGCGCTGATTGACTATGCGCGCACGCTCGGCGCCTCGGTGCCGCATCTGTCGCGTAGCTGCCGGGAATTGCTCGGCCATTCGGCGGCGCGCGTGATCCAGGACCGGCTGATGATCGAGGCACGGCGCGATCTGGTCTACACCGCGATGTCGATCTCGCAGATCTCGTTCCGGCTGGGCTTTTCCGATCCCGCCTATTTCTCGCGCTTCTTCGCCAAGCGCGCGGGGGTGTCGCCCTCGGACTACAGGGCGAAGCCCTGA